In Periplaneta americana isolate PAMFEO1 chromosome 3, P.americana_PAMFEO1_priV1, whole genome shotgun sequence, the following are encoded in one genomic region:
- the LOC138697151 gene encoding unextended protein-like has product METNLNDQGIPQLPLDSSITFRIFGSGLIVGMEVTYTEQEEKSGEICEYPNKREAEISSVSDHSAVVEIRTPSYTDKRIHTFYLCLKDATTNSWLHQGSDHWLTFQTYALLLPLWALIIIMCISMLLSSLVSGLTLGLLALDVNELRVLSRIGTADEKRYVDAILPIRKNGNQLLCTLVLANVLCNSTYTVILDSLTNGLVAIVLATCSIVVLAEILPQAVCTHYGLLIGAKTIYITRFFMILMFPLAYPIGHLLTWLLGGDVGVVYTRDHFMAMLKVAVENGEQVSPNEVNIISGAFDMKTKTVGEIMTPIDKVYMLNYDDVLDFDTVMEIVKEGNVLASTTYKFLISLLVQQ; this is encoded by the exons ATGGAAACAAATCTCAATGATCAAGGCATTCCCCAGTTACCTCTCGATAGTTCTATTACTTTTAGAATTTTTGGCAGTGGATTAATTGTTGGCATGGAGGTGACATACACGGAACAGGAAGAAAAGTCTGGTGAAATATGTGAATATCCTAATAAACGTGAAGCCGAG attagTAGCGTGTCAGACCATTCAGCTGTGGTTGAAATTCGGACTCCATCTTACACTGATAAACGGattcatacattttatttatgtctgAAGGACGCAACTACAAATTCATGGCTACACCAAGGTTCAGATCATTGGCTTACGTTTCAAACATATGCTTTATTGCTGCCTTTGTGGGCTCTTATCATAATTATGTGCATAAGCATGCTGTTGTCATCCTTGGTTTCTGGGCTCACTTTGGGTCTTCTGGCTCTTGATGTAAATGAACTCAGAGTTTTAAGCAGAATAG GTACAGCTGATGAAAAAAGATACGTAGACGCCATCCTTCCAATTCGAAAAAATGGCAATCAACTTCTTTGTACACTAGTACTGGCCAATGTATTATGTAACAGTACTTACACTGTGATCTTAGATTCGCTAACAAATGGACTTGTTGCTATTGTACTTGCTACGTGTAGTATAGTGGTACTTGCTGAGATTCTGCCACAGGCAGTTTGCACACATTACGGTCTCTTAATTGGAGCAAAGACTATTTACATTACAAGATTTTTCATGATACTTATGTTCCCACTGGCATACCCAATTGGCCATCTTCTTACGTGGCTCTTAGGCGGTGATGTTGGTGTTGTGTATACACGAGACCATTTTATGGCAATGCTCAAG GTGGCTGTAGAAAATGGTGAACAAGTGAGCCCTAATGAAGTTAATATCATCTCAGGTGCGTTTGATATGAAGACAAAGACAGTGGGTGAAATAATGACACCAATAGATAAAGTTTATATGCTTAACTATGATGATGTACTTGATTTTGATACAGTAATGGAAATTGTAAAGGAAGGTAATGTATTGGCATCGACTACAtacaaatttttaattagtttacttgtacaacaataa